The following are from one region of the Methanorbis furvi genome:
- a CDS encoding 50S ribosomal protein L22 encodes MARTEYSNKLTGDNIARAKANELGCSPKHAVEIAHLVRNMMADDAVAYLEQVVDLKRAVPFHRYARNVGHQKSLNGKTFGTAAGRYPVKAAAEYIRLIRSAQKNAEYAGLAPEKMVIIHAAANKGRCIKAIFPRAMGRATPKHRDSVNVELILREVQ; translated from the coding sequence ATGGCAAGAACAGAATACAGTAACAAACTTACCGGCGACAACATCGCCCGTGCAAAGGCCAACGAGCTTGGATGCTCTCCGAAGCATGCAGTGGAAATTGCCCACCTTGTCCGCAACATGATGGCAGATGATGCAGTTGCATATCTGGAACAGGTTGTTGATCTCAAGAGAGCAGTACCGTTCCACCGCTACGCAAGAAACGTCGGCCACCAGAAGAGCTTAAACGGTAAGACCTTTGGCACCGCAGCCGGAAGATATCCGGTCAAGGCAGCCGCAGAGTACATCCGCTTAATCCGCTCCGCACAGAAGAACGCCGAGTACGCAGGTCTTGCTCCGGAAAAGATGGTCATCATCCATGCCGCAGCAAACAAAGGCCGGTGCATCAAGGCAATCTTCCCCCGTGCAATGGGCAGAGCCACTCCGAAACACAGAGACTCCGTGAACGTTGAGTTAATCCTCCGCGAGGTGCAGTAA
- a CDS encoding 50S ribosomal protein L2, whose amino-acid sequence MGHRISTQARGKGGSTYRAPSHQYKAALKHFGSFTETVTATVIDIEHDPARHTPIAVVKINGKKEYALITEGVGIGKELAWGPEAKIENGNTLPLASIPTGMAVCNIEARPGDGGKFVRASGVQAIVIGKSEGKVGVRMPSGKPKWFNENCLATIGLVAGGGRGDKPILKAGKQYHKMKTSATRWPRVRGVAMNVIDHPFGGGGHQHPGKPKTVARGTPAGKKVGHVAARRTGCRR is encoded by the coding sequence ATGGGACACAGAATTAGTACACAGGCACGTGGAAAGGGAGGTTCAACCTACCGCGCCCCGTCGCACCAGTATAAGGCTGCGCTGAAACACTTCGGTTCCTTTACCGAAACTGTTACTGCAACCGTCATTGACATCGAACACGACCCGGCACGCCACACTCCGATTGCAGTTGTGAAAATCAACGGCAAGAAAGAGTACGCACTCATCACCGAAGGTGTGGGTATCGGCAAAGAGCTCGCATGGGGACCTGAAGCAAAGATCGAGAACGGTAACACCCTTCCGCTTGCATCAATCCCTACCGGTATGGCAGTCTGCAACATCGAGGCACGCCCCGGAGACGGCGGCAAGTTCGTTCGCGCAAGCGGCGTTCAGGCAATTGTCATCGGAAAGTCCGAAGGCAAAGTCGGTGTCAGAATGCCGTCCGGCAAACCGAAATGGTTCAATGAAAACTGTCTTGCAACCATCGGCCTTGTGGCAGGTGGAGGACGCGGTGACAAGCCGATCCTGAAAGCAGGTAAACAGTATCACAAGATGAAGACCTCGGCAACCCGCTGGCCACGCGTCCGTGGTGTCGCTATGAACGTTATCGACCACCCATTCGGTGGTGGAGGACACCAGCACCCGGGTAAGCCAAAGACTGTCGCACGCGGAACGCCGGCCGGTAAGAAAGTCGGACACGTCGCAGCACGCAGAACCGGATGCCGGAGGTGA
- a CDS encoding 30S ribosomal protein S19, which yields MAKKTTKRMPKRREEYTYHGYNIEQLKSMSMEELLPIMPSSARRKVLRGFTREEEDVRNKIVTGEGVRTHVRSMIILPEMVGKSVAIYSGKEFVNVEIPVEGVFHYFGEFALTRKKVSHGSAGIGATRSSKYVPLK from the coding sequence ATGGCAAAGAAAACTACTAAGAGAATGCCAAAGCGGCGAGAGGAGTACACCTACCACGGCTACAACATCGAGCAGCTCAAGTCCATGTCCATGGAAGAGCTCCTGCCGATTATGCCGAGCAGTGCCCGCCGTAAGGTCCTTCGCGGTTTCACCCGCGAGGAAGAAGACGTTCGCAATAAGATTGTAACAGGTGAAGGCGTGAGAACTCACGTCCGTTCCATGATCATTCTGCCCGAGATGGTTGGCAAGAGTGTTGCCATCTACTCTGGTAAAGAGTTCGTCAATGTTGAGATTCCGGTTGAGGGAGTGTTCCACTACTTTGGTGAGTTCGCTCTGACCCGCAAGAAGGTCAGCCACGGAAGTGCCGGTATCGGTGCAACCCGGTCGAGTAAGTATGTCCCACTGAAGTGA
- a CDS encoding 50S ribosomal protein L23 → MTLAHPLVTEKAMVLLENSNQLSFIVRKDATKASVKAAMEKSFGKKVASISTMMTTKGAKKAIITFEEKNAAEEILSQLGIV, encoded by the coding sequence ATGACACTCGCACACCCGCTTGTAACAGAAAAGGCAATGGTTCTCCTGGAAAATTCCAACCAGCTTTCTTTCATCGTACGAAAGGACGCAACCAAGGCATCCGTCAAGGCAGCAATGGAGAAGAGCTTCGGCAAGAAGGTCGCATCCATCAGCACCATGATGACCACCAAGGGAGCCAAGAAGGCAATCATTACCTTCGAAGAGAAGAACGCTGCTGAAGAGATTCTCTCTCAGCTGGGTATTGTGTAA
- the rpmC gene encoding 50S ribosomal protein L29: MAIFRAKEVAQFSDAELVENEQKLKNELIQQYGKVSAGGAPENPGKIREVRRTIARIKTEQAKRQA; the protein is encoded by the coding sequence ATGGCAATCTTCAGAGCAAAGGAAGTTGCCCAGTTCTCCGATGCTGAGCTTGTGGAAAACGAGCAGAAACTCAAGAACGAGTTAATTCAGCAGTACGGAAAAGTCAGCGCCGGTGGTGCACCGGAAAACCCCGGAAAGATCCGGGAAGTTCGCAGAACTATCGCACGTATTAAGACTGAACAGGCAAAGCGTCAGGCGTAA
- a CDS encoding 30S ribosomal protein S3 encodes MTIEKKFVADGVRKVRVEQYLNKELKRAGYGGMDIVRTPIGTQVTIFAEKPGIVIGKGGKLVRQITSDLTSVYGIDSPQVEVQQVANPNLNAQIMAERLANALERGWYFRKAGTSVIRRVMDSGALGCEVIIAGKLTGARARVQKFVEGYIKHSGEPAESVVESGYATAVKKLGIIGVQVKIVPPGAILPDHFEIRPDANPAPAQMAEADVFEEFDAELASEPETEPEFQKEA; translated from the coding sequence ATGACTATCGAGAAGAAGTTTGTCGCAGACGGCGTCCGCAAGGTCCGTGTTGAGCAATACCTCAACAAGGAACTCAAACGTGCCGGATACGGTGGAATGGACATCGTCCGCACTCCGATCGGAACCCAGGTCACGATCTTTGCTGAGAAGCCTGGTATCGTCATCGGTAAAGGCGGTAAACTGGTTCGCCAGATTACGTCTGACCTTACCTCAGTATACGGTATCGACTCTCCGCAGGTTGAAGTTCAGCAGGTTGCAAACCCGAACTTAAACGCCCAGATCATGGCCGAGCGCCTTGCAAATGCACTGGAACGCGGATGGTACTTCCGTAAGGCAGGTACCTCCGTCATCCGCCGTGTCATGGACTCGGGAGCACTTGGCTGCGAAGTTATCATCGCAGGTAAGCTCACCGGTGCCCGTGCACGTGTGCAGAAGTTCGTTGAAGGATACATCAAACACTCCGGTGAGCCGGCTGAGTCTGTGGTTGAGTCAGGATACGCAACCGCAGTCAAGAAGCTCGGTATCATTGGTGTTCAGGTCAAGATTGTCCCGCCGGGAGCAATCCTGCCGGATCACTTTGAGATCCGTCCGGATGCAAACCCTGCTCCGGCACAGATGGCCGAGGCTGATGTGTTTGAAGAGTTTGACGCAGAACTTGCAAGTGAGCCGGAAACCGAACCTGAGTTCCAGAAGGAGGCCTAA
- a CDS encoding ribonuclease P protein component 1 has product MITPQSICNHELIGLYAVVVGSRNKTQEGMCGFIVDETKNTFSLQTGNGIKCLEKQYMLLRVTLPDSVNVVIDCSCLSVSPTRRVTMRVR; this is encoded by the coding sequence ATGATCACTCCACAATCTATCTGCAATCATGAACTGATTGGTTTGTATGCGGTTGTGGTGGGATCACGCAACAAAACACAGGAGGGAATGTGTGGTTTCATCGTCGATGAAACCAAAAACACATTCTCTCTTCAGACGGGGAATGGGATTAAGTGCTTGGAGAAACAATATATGTTACTCCGGGTAACCCTCCCGGATAGTGTTAATGTTGTAATAGACTGCTCATGCTTGTCTGTTTCTCCAACGCGGCGCGTTACAATGCGCGTAAGATGA